The following proteins come from a genomic window of Parambassis ranga chromosome 4, fParRan2.1, whole genome shotgun sequence:
- the fam43a gene encoding protein FAM43A, whose translation MWLFTGHSNKMLPWKKNKFDLIEEDKQSKQKGYAVSLNYSALTSFAKSCPESALNRVGSMFKSKRKKVKITSEDPTYTVLYLGNATTIQSKGDGCTDVAVSKIWGKSDMGKNGTKMRLTISSQGIRMVHVDDKARRPGHLYLLHRITYCVADPRLPKIFAWIYRHEMKHKAVMLRCHAVLVSKPEKAKAMALLLYQTSATALAEFKRLKRRDDARHQQQQLIGEQTIPLVPLRKLLNGQCYYKPPVERSRSAPKLGSITEDLIGEEEEEKAMHFECEDILDTDHDCVANGKQELTQIINDLGEMSIGNDVQTLKADLRVTRLLSGESTGSESSIESNHEPPPLTNGLEEVKVQEIA comes from the exons A tgTGGCTGTTTACTGGACACAGCAATAAAATGCTGCCCTGGAAGAAGAATAAATTCGACTTAATTGAGGAAGACAAACAGTCCAAACAGAAGGGCTATGCGGTGAGTCTCAACTACTCTGCGCTCACCTCTTTCGCCAAGTCCTGCCCCGAGAGCGCGCTCAACAGGGTGGGTAGCATGTTCAAGTCAAAGAGGAAAAAGGTGAAGATCACCAGCGAGGACCCCACGTACACGGTGCTTTACCTGGGGAATGCCACCACCATCCAGTCCAAAGGAGACGGCTGCACGGACGTTGCGGTGAGCAAGATCTGGGGCAAAAGCGACATGGGCAAGAACGGCACCAAGATGAGGCTGACCATCAGCTCACAGGGCATCCGGATGGTGCATGTGGATGACAAGGCCAGGAGGCCGGGACACTTGTACTTGCTGCACCGGATAACCTACTGCGTCGCGGATCCCCGGCTACCCAAGATTTTCGCGTGGATTTACAGGCACGAGATGAAGCACAAGGCCGTGATGCTGCGCTGCCACGCAGTGCTGGTGTCCAAGCCAGAGAAGGCAAAAGCCATGGCGCTGCTGCTGTACCAGACTTCAGCCACAGCCCTGGCCGAGTTCAAAAGACTAAAGCGGAGAGACGATGCcaggcaccagcagcagcagctcataggGGAACAAACCATCCCGTTGGTCCCGCTGAGAAAGCTGCTGAACGGACAATGTTACTACAAACCCCCGGTGGAGCGCAGCCGGAGCGCGCCCAAGTTAGGCTCCATCACAGAGGACTTGattggggaggaggaggaggagaaggcgaTGCACTTTGAGTGTGAGGACATTCTGGACACGGACCATGATTGCGTTGCCAACGGTAAACAAGAGTTGACTCAGATTATTAATGACTTGGGAGAGATGAGCATAGGCAACGACGTGCAGACACTGAAGGCTGACCTCAGAGTCACCAGACTTCTCTCTGGAGAGAGCACGGGGAGCGAATCCTCCATAGAGAGCAACCACGAGCCTCCCCCACTTACTAACGGGCTAGAGGAGGTAAAGGTGCAGGAAATTGCCTGA
- the lsg1 gene encoding large subunit GTPase 1 homolog translates to MGKKKAGGGGGLGRALIKERLQASRGNKRGDSWLHTSELNDGYDWGRLNLQSVTEQSSMDDFLATAELAGTEFVAEKLNIKFVPAEARAGLLTAEEKTRLKKLHEDNKHFLTIPRRPHWDDSTSPDALQQAEKDSFLEWRRQLAQLEEEQKLILTPFERNLEFWRQLWRVIERSDVVVQIVDARNPLLFRCLDLESYVKEVSKDKVNMLLVNKADLLTREQRKIWAKYFEKEGLRAVFWSALAESNRLDAEEKGMEIDDPECVESDSEEAGHADKKNLGQKGEAGEEEEEDEEDEGEESGMEEELQERVTVGEEDWYTCSEDEEEGAERACGSSSGSFHNSSRLMRKNELLDMFRSVHRGPTCKEGQLTVGLVGYPNVGKSSTINTILRNKKVSVSATPGHTKHFQTLYVEPGMCLCDCPGLVMPSFVSTKAEMICSGILPIDQIRDHVPAISLICQTIPRHVLEGTYGINIIRPREDEDPDRPPSSEELLMAYGYMRGFMTSHGQPDQSRSARYILKDYVNGKLLYCYPPPHINPEDFQPQHSKFHNTDVDNSDMSTVTSKPKTKRIENMVDKNFFHQENVRALSKGVQAVMGYKPGSGPVGPVKAESEAVVGKPWKKHGNRNKKEKVRRITKHLDA, encoded by the exons ATGGGGAAGAAAAAGGCAGGCGGAGGAGGCGGACTGGGCCGAGCTCTGATAAAGGAGAGACTCCAGGCGAGCCGAGGAAACAAGAGGGGCGACTCATGG CTTCATACCAGTGAACTGAATGATGGATATGACTGGGGACGGCTGAACCTGCAGTCAGTGACAGAACAAAGTTCCATGGATGACTTTCTGGCCACTGCAGAATTGGCAGGAACAGAGTTTGTAGCAG AGAAACTCAATATCAAGTTTGTACCAGCAGAAGCTCGAGCAGGTTTATTAAcagctgaggagaaaacaaGGTTGAAGAAGCTGCATGAAGACAACAAGCATTTCCTCACAATTCCTCGACG CCCCCACTGGGATGACAGCACCAGTCCAGATGCACTTCAGCAAGCAGAGAAAGACAGTTTCTTGGAGTGGAGGAGACAGCTTGCACA ACTGGAAGAGGAACAGAAGCTAATCTTGACCCCATTTGAGAGGAACCTTGAATTCTGGAGACAACTGTGGAGAGTGATCGAGAGGAG tgATGTTGTCGTTCAAATCGTCGATGCCAGAAATCCTTTGCTGTTCAGATGTCTTGACCTG GAGTCGTATGTAAAAGAAGTGTCAAAGGATAAGGTGAACATGCTTCTGGTGAACAAGGCAGACCTGCTGACCAGGGAGCAGAGGAAAATCTGGGCTAAATACTTTGAGAAAGAGGGGTTGAGGGCGGTTTTCTGGTCAGCCCTGGCTGAGAGCAACAGGCTGGATGCAGAGGAAAAG GGCATGGAAATAGATGACCCAGAGTGTGTAGAGAGTGATTCAGAAGAAGCAGGACATGCAGATAAGAAAAACTTGGGACAAAAGGGGgaagctggagaggaggaggaggaggatgaagaagacgAGGGGGAAGAGAGTGGTAtggaggaagagctgcaggaaagGGTAACTGTAGGTGAGGAGGACTGGTACACCTGctcagaggatgaagaggaaggagcgGAGCGTGCTTGTGGTTCATCCAGTGGATCGTTTCACAACTCCAGCCGGCTAATGCGCAAGAATGAGCTGCTGGACATGTTTAGGTCTGTTCACAGAGGCCCCACGTGTAAAGAAGGACAACTGACAGTGGGACTG GTAGGGTATCCTAATGTGGGAAAGAGTTCCACTATCAACACCATTTTAAGGAACAAGAAGGTGTCTGTTTCAGCCACTCCTGGACACACTAAGCACTTTCAG ACTTTATATGTGGAGCCAggcatgtgtctctgtgactgCCCTGGTCTGGTCATGCCCTCATTCGTTTCTACTAAAGCTGAGATGATCTGCTCTGGAATTCTGCCCATTGACCAGATAAGAGATCACGTACCTGCAATCTCCCTC ATATGTCAGACTATCCCTCGGCATGTGTTAGAAGGCACCTATGGCATCAACATCATCAGGCCACGAGAGGATGAAGACCCTGACAGACCTCCCTCTtcagaggagctgctgatggCGTATGGAT ACATGAGAGGATTTATGACATCACACGGTCAGCCTGATCAGTCCAGATCAGCCCGGTACATCCTGAAGGATTATGTCAAC GGCAAGCTTCTGTACTGCTATCCTCCTCCACATATTAATCCTGAAGACTTCCAGCCACAGCACAGCAAGTTCCATAACACAGATGTGGACAACAGTGACATGTCTACAGTGACAAGCAAACCAAAAACCAAGAGAATTGAAAACATGGTTGACAAGAACTTCTTCCATCAG GAAAATGTGCGGGCACTCTCTAAAGGAGTTCAGGCAGTCATGGGCTACAAACCCGGCAGCGGACCTGTGGGTCCAGTTAAAGCTGAATCGGAGGCAGTGGTGGGCAAACCTTGGAAAAAACATGGCAACAGGAACAAGAAAGAGAAGGTGCGGCGGATTACAAAGCATCTGGATGCCTGA
- the tmem44 gene encoding transmembrane protein 44 has translation MEERVLIGPISGRNVLTDLLTFCVDSVNTCFSPDARKLCAPIVLALLSALLLLLACILTTHQRWKFRGEGRGHIIPVCYTFIGNLCSTIGAVLSRQLYIQVLMGAFAAALDVLHCVLCGFPLLLCWNSNAERRLRMMKKRRRQHLLAVCVLMVVAGGFLRSNVTPAAYRPVSGRKLLHGPLQISRWGPLMDSTEILGYILGMLSFVIACTSRFPALLKTWRGQMLTQAYIVSALLCSLAGFFYTAAILLYDTHFGFLMRVLPWLLSSVGCVSLDLLIVVIHWCRRGHRRWSTRFSSDTAGLLGGSGISVEDNSVMKTHRKQEKLSSAQPKAKKVPKGAKMGHYMDVSVHPAREISLKKELTLCKDEPLGMMVRLNGVDGFCSSDSSYDSSAVSSDLEWDCEAAKTPWNEAKQQEGDAFPLQDWPKNPEPFNICLCSRPGLLQKPRFAAEEGDSSVSLAK, from the exons ATGGAAGAGCGTGTGTTAATTGGTCCGATCAGCGGAAGGAATGTCTTGACTGATCTCTTGACTTTCTGCGTGGATTCAGTCAACACCTGTTTCTCGCCTGACGCACGCAAACTTTGCGCCCCCATTGTCCTGGCCTTACTTTCTGCGCTGCTCTTACTGCTGGCATGCATTCT aaccACACATCAGAGGTGGAAGTTCCGTGGAGAAGGTCGAGGACACATCATCCCTGTCTGCTACACGTTCATCGGTAACCTGTGCAGCACAATAGGAGCCGTTCTGTCTAGACAGTTGTATATTCAG GTTTTAATGGGTGCTTTTGCTGCTGCTCTGGACgttttacattgtgttttatgCGGCTTCCCACTGTTACTGTGTTGGAACTCAAATGCAG aaCGCAggctgaggatgatgaagaagcGACGTAGGCAGCATCtccttgcagtgtgtgtgttgatggtgGTTGCGGGAGGTTTTCTGAGGTCCAACGTCACCCCAGCTGCATATAGGCCTGTCAGTGGGAGGAAACTTCTGCATGGCCCTCTCCAAATCTCCCGCTGGGGTCCATTAATG GACAGCACAGAAATCCTGGGTTACATCCTCGGGATGCTGTCCTTCGTCATCGCCTGTACGTCCAGGTTCCCCGCACTCTTAAAAACA TGGCGAGGACAGATGTTGACTCAGGCCTACATTGTGTCTGCACTGCTGTGCTCACTGGCTGGTTTCTTCTACACTGCTGCCATCCTCCTCTATGACACTCATTTTGGGTTTCTCATGAGAGTCTTGCCGTGGCTTCTGTCATCCGTAGGCTGTGTCAGCCTGGACCTTCTT ATTGTAGTCATCCACTGGTGTAGAAGAGGACACAGGCGGTGGTCCACGAGGTTTTCATCAGACACAGCAGGCCTGTTAGGTGGCTCAGGCATCTCTGTTGAGGATAACTCTGTTATGAAGACTCACAGAAAACAGGAAAAGCTTTCATCAGCACAACCAAAA GCAAAAAAGGTCCCAAAGGGGGCTAAGATGGGCCATTATATGGATGTCAGTGTTCACCCTGCAAGAGAA aTATCTCTTAAGAAGGAGCTGACATTGTGTAAAGATGAACCTCTCGGCATGATGGTGCGACTGAATGGGGTCGATGGCTTCTGCTCCTCTGATTCCTCCTATGACTCTTCAGCAGTCAGCTCTGATCTGGAG TGGGATTGTGAAGCAGCAAAAACACCATGGAATGAAGCAAAACAACAGGAGGGAGATGCCTTTCCACTGCAGGACTGGCCAAAGAACCCCGAGccctttaacatctgtctgtgTTCCAGACCTGGACTCCTTCAGAAACCTCGGTTTGCTGCAGAGGAGGGCGACTCTAGTGTAAGCTTGGCTAAATGA